Genomic segment of bacterium:
GCCCTCCAGGAAGAGCACCCGATCCTCCACATCATTGCGCACTGCATTTTCGGCGGCCAGCGTGAGTGCAGCCGGATCGATGTCCGTGGCGACAAAAGTGGCATGGCGGAAGTCCATGGCGAGGCTGATGATCGGTGCCCCGGATCCGGTGCCTAACTCCAGGACACGTCGATGCTCGGGAAAGTCGGCGGCGATACGGAATGCGACCCGTTCGACCAGGGTTTCGGTTTCCGGACGGGGGATCAGGACCCCAGGACGGCAGGTGAAGATGCCGCGTCGAAACCCGGTTTCTCCCAGCAGATACTGGAACGGCTCATGCGACGCGCGTCGGGCGATGATGGCGGCGCAGGCATCCATCTGCTCCGGGGTGACCTCGACGGAGGTCACCTGCACCAACGAAGGCTTGACCCCCAGCACCATGGCCAGCAGGTGACGGGATTCGTAGGCAGCTTCTTCAACATGGTGTCGACGCAACTGCGTGATGCTCCACATCAGCAGGGCGCGTGAAGACCCGGAGGACCGAAGCTCGGCGGGGAGGGCGAGAGTGAAGGCCGGCACAATGGCGCAAGGATACTCAACCGATGTCAGATGTTGCGGGCTTCGGTACACTTCCCCCTCAGGTTACGGTCGCAACTCCAGGGAGGGAGGGACATCAGGACATGACTGCCCGAATCTGGTCGGTCCCGGATCTCCCGGAAGACCTCCCCCTCCCTGCACGACTGGATGCGCTGAATGGCAGTTGCTATCTCGCCGCAGGGTCAGTCGTGACAGCAGCGCTGAAATCGGCACTCATCGCCAGGGGCATTGCCGGATTTGTGGAATCCGCTGGTGAAGTGTTGCCCGCAGCGGGTCCGGTCGAGGTCCTCCCTGTGACCCTCGACGCCGGGCATCTGCAGCGACTTCTGCGCTCCGCCTTCCCATCGCAAACCCTCCCGCTGGAAGCTGAAATCGCTGCGCAGAGCTTCTTGCGACATCTCTATGCCCAGCCGTTTGCGCCCCTCGACAAGGAGTATCTGGCGCAGCTGACCAGTTCGCTGCTGGACTGGGCTGCGGGGCTGCCGGGACCGCCGGTCACACTGCCAGGGAGTGGACGTCCTGACAGCTGGCTGACCGAGCATGTCCTGCACTCGGCTCAATGGACCGCCTGGATTGGCCAGTTGCTGGGTCTGCCCCGGGTCCTGCTCCAGAGTGTGGTGACAGGTGCACTCCTGCGCGATGTCGGTCAGATGGCGGTCGATGCCGATTGGCTCTACACGAATCGGCGTCTTGATGCGGCAGGTCGGGCACAGATTGCCGATCACCCGTTTTACTCCGTCTCGTGGCTCAGCAGCTTCGACTATCAGGACGAGGAAATGCTCCGGACGATCCGGCAACATCACGAGCGCTTTGATGGCCAGGGCTATCCCCTGCGACTGCCAGGTCCGCGGCTCAGCGAAGGGGCGCAGATTCTGACGCTCGCAGACACGCTGTCAGCGGTGGCGAGTCCCCGCCCGTGGCGCGAAGCCCGGCCCCTGCCGGAAGCGGTCCAGGCTCTGATCCAGGGAGCGGGCACCCAGTTCAATCCGGATCTGGTGCGACTCTTCGTGCAGCAGGTGGGGCCGTATCCACCCGGGACGCTGCTCGAACTGGAAGGACACCGGATCGCGGTGGTAGCAAACTCGCGAGGAGCACATCGGTGGCGTCCGGAAGTTCAGGTCGTGACCCGACTGAATGGGACGATCGAATGGGGACCGCAGCTTGATATGTCGCAATCGACTGA
This window contains:
- the prmC gene encoding Release factor glutamine methyltransferase, with the translated sequence MVLGVKPSLVQVTSVEVTPEQMDACAAIIARRASHEPFQYLLGETGFRRGIFTCRPGVLIPRPETETLVERVAFRIAADFPEHRRVLELGTGSGAPIISLAMDFRHATFVATDIDPAALTLAAENAVRNDVEDRVLFLEGDWWDALSAHRIELPFDIIFSNPPYIPGPEIPNLPREILDHEPHQALDGGPDGLAFYRRTIGELRDWLKPGGWLIVEVGDGQAGLVQSLFQRAGLQQVEIAWDLHNLPRVVEGRLPHPDDPPLLEEAEEQDDDDDTESD
- a CDS encoding Cyclic di-GMP phosphodiesterase — its product is MTARIWSVPDLPEDLPLPARLDALNGSCYLAAGSVVTAALKSALIARGIAGFVESAGEVLPAAGPVEVLPVTLDAGHLQRLLRSAFPSQTLPLEAEIAAQSFLRHLYAQPFAPLDKEYLAQLTSSLLDWAAGLPGPPVTLPGSGRPDSWLTEHVLHSAQWTAWIGQLLGLPRVLLQSVVTGALLRDVGQMAVDADWLYTNRRLDAAGRAQIADHPFYSVSWLSSFDYQDEEMLRTIRQHHERFDGQGYPLRLPGPRLSEGAQILTLADTLSAVASPRPWREARPLPEAVQALIQGAGTQFNPDLVRLFVQQVGPYPPGTLLELEGHRIAVVANSRGAHRWRPEVQVVTRLNGTIEWGPQLDMSQSTDRITRVVR